The Rhodopseudomonas palustris genome window below encodes:
- a CDS encoding 3-hydroxybutyrate dehydrogenase: MTNLTGKTAVVTGSTSGIGLAYARAFAKAGANVVINGMGEADAIEKERKAIETDFAVKAVYSPADMLKPAEIAEMVALGEKSFGSVDILVNNAGIQFVSPVEDFPIEKWDAIIGINLSSAFHGIRAAVPGMKKRGWGRIINTASAHSLVASPFKSAYVAAKHGIAGLTKTVALEVATHKITCNCISPGYVWTPLVEKQIPDTMKARGLTKEQVINDVLLLAQPTKQFVTSEQVAALAVYLCGDDASQITGANLSMDGGWTAA; encoded by the coding sequence ATGACGAATCTCACGGGCAAGACCGCGGTCGTGACCGGATCGACCTCGGGCATCGGGCTCGCTTATGCGCGCGCCTTCGCCAAGGCCGGCGCCAATGTCGTGATCAATGGCATGGGCGAGGCCGATGCGATCGAGAAGGAGCGCAAGGCGATCGAGACCGACTTCGCCGTGAAGGCGGTGTATTCGCCGGCCGACATGCTGAAGCCCGCCGAGATCGCCGAGATGGTCGCGCTCGGCGAGAAGAGCTTCGGCTCGGTCGACATTCTGGTCAACAATGCCGGCATCCAGTTCGTCTCGCCGGTCGAGGATTTTCCGATCGAGAAGTGGGACGCGATCATCGGCATCAACCTGTCGTCGGCGTTCCACGGCATCCGCGCCGCGGTGCCGGGCATGAAGAAGCGCGGCTGGGGCCGCATCATCAACACCGCCTCGGCCCACTCGCTGGTCGCCTCGCCGTTCAAGTCGGCCTATGTCGCCGCCAAGCACGGCATCGCCGGCCTGACCAAGACGGTGGCGCTCGAAGTCGCGACCCACAAGATCACCTGCAACTGCATTTCGCCGGGCTACGTCTGGACGCCGCTGGTCGAAAAGCAGATCCCCGACACCATGAAGGCGCGCGGTCTGACCAAGGAGCAGGTGATCAACGACGTGCTGTTGCTGGCGCAGCCGACAAAGCAGTTCGTCACGTCCGAGCAGGTCGCAGCCCTCGCGGTCTATCTGTGCGGCGACGACGCCAGCCAGATCACCGGCGCCAATCTGTCGATGGACGGCGGCTGGACCGCGGCGTAG
- a CDS encoding CAP domain-containing protein: protein MLRGVMAALGLLLLAGCAGDVGPSVEAPSMYASMAREGARVDGVAAATMISQYRQNNGLGPVVLDPALTRLAEEQSATMARRNKLDHDAKAPLAQRLNASAYPASVAVENVSAGYHTLAEAFSGWRDSPPHRANMLKGGVTKLGIAASYAPNTKYKVFWTLILASTEPPR, encoded by the coding sequence CGGCGATGTCGGTCCGAGCGTCGAGGCGCCGTCGATGTACGCCAGCATGGCGCGCGAGGGCGCCAGGGTCGACGGCGTCGCCGCCGCGACGATGATTTCGCAATATCGCCAGAACAACGGGCTCGGCCCGGTTGTGCTCGATCCGGCGCTCACGCGGCTGGCCGAGGAACAGTCGGCCACGATGGCGAGGCGCAACAAGCTCGACCACGACGCCAAGGCGCCGCTGGCGCAGCGGCTCAACGCTTCGGCCTATCCGGCGTCGGTCGCGGTCGAGAACGTCTCGGCCGGCTATCACACGCTCGCGGAGGCGTTCTCCGGCTGGCGCGATTCGCCGCCGCATCGCGCGAACATGCTGAAAGGCGGCGTCACCAAGCTCGGGATCGCCGCGAGCTACGCGCCGAACACCAAATACAAGGTGTTCTGGACGCTGATTCTGGCTTCGACCGAACCGCCGCGATAA
- a CDS encoding type II toxin-antitoxin system RelE/ParE family toxin, whose translation MKVVYSRQAIADLLRAAEYYTSNASPTVARSIGRRIEDVVQRIATAPESAPRVSQRSAVRTVAVVRYPFRIFYRIELGQIEILHIRHTSRRPPGPEE comes from the coding sequence GTGAAAGTCGTCTACTCTCGGCAGGCTATCGCCGATTTGCTTCGGGCCGCTGAATACTACACCTCGAATGCGAGCCCGACGGTGGCCCGATCGATCGGGCGACGGATCGAGGATGTCGTTCAGCGGATCGCAACGGCGCCCGAATCCGCACCTCGCGTTTCGCAGCGATCCGCGGTCCGGACCGTCGCGGTGGTCCGCTATCCGTTTCGAATTTTCTATCGGATCGAGCTGGGCCAGATCGAGATCTTGCACATCCGGCACACCTCACGTCGTCCGCCAGGTCCCGAAGAGTAG
- a CDS encoding patatin-like phospholipase family protein translates to MNPSHHHPKPASRPRRVLVLQGGGALGSYQAGAYQALCHHDFEPEWLAGISIGAINAAIIAGNPREQRVEKLKQFWEMASSPVPWQPMLHTDHAHSLFNEASAAMVAAFGVPGFFTPRFPPAHLMPTADPETLSYYDTKPLRATLERLVDFDLLNTNGIRLSVGAVNIVTGNFEYFDNTRQTIGPEHIMASGALPPGFPAIEIDGHYYWDGGVASNTPLDYVLDSEQRDDLLIFQVDLFSSQGRLPQTLLEAAEREKDIRFSSRTRLNTDKNKQIHNTRKALRHLIDRLPDELRNDPAYTILHEAAKENAVTVVHLIYRKRAHEASSKDYDFSRLNMIEHWKSGEQDVYVSMRHQEWQSGPQDGDTMVTWDLTRDAIK, encoded by the coding sequence ATGAATCCCTCCCACCACCATCCCAAACCCGCTTCTCGTCCACGTCGCGTGCTGGTGCTGCAAGGCGGCGGCGCGCTCGGCTCGTATCAGGCCGGCGCCTATCAGGCGCTGTGCCATCACGATTTCGAGCCCGAATGGCTCGCCGGGATTTCGATCGGCGCGATCAATGCGGCGATCATCGCCGGCAATCCGCGCGAGCAGCGCGTCGAGAAGCTGAAGCAGTTCTGGGAGATGGCCTCGTCGCCGGTGCCGTGGCAGCCGATGCTGCACACCGACCACGCGCATTCGCTGTTCAACGAAGCCAGTGCCGCGATGGTCGCAGCGTTCGGCGTGCCCGGCTTCTTCACGCCGCGCTTTCCGCCGGCGCATCTGATGCCGACGGCCGATCCGGAAACGCTGAGCTATTACGACACCAAGCCGCTGCGCGCGACGCTCGAACGCCTGGTGGATTTCGATCTGCTCAACACCAACGGCATCCGGCTCAGCGTCGGTGCCGTCAACATCGTCACGGGGAATTTCGAGTATTTCGACAACACCCGCCAGACGATCGGCCCCGAGCACATCATGGCGTCGGGCGCATTGCCGCCGGGGTTCCCGGCGATCGAGATCGACGGCCATTATTATTGGGACGGCGGCGTCGCCTCCAACACGCCGCTCGACTACGTGCTCGACAGCGAGCAGCGCGACGATCTCTTGATCTTCCAGGTCGACCTGTTCAGCTCCCAAGGCCGGCTGCCGCAAACGCTGCTGGAAGCCGCCGAGCGCGAAAAGGACATCCGCTTCTCCAGCCGCACCCGGCTCAACACCGACAAGAACAAGCAGATCCACAACACCCGCAAGGCGCTGCGCCATCTGATCGACCGGCTGCCGGACGAACTGCGCAACGATCCGGCCTATACGATCCTGCACGAGGCGGCGAAGGAAAATGCCGTCACCGTGGTGCACCTGATCTACCGCAAGCGCGCCCATGAGGCGTCGTCGAAGGACTACGATTTCTCCCGCCTCAACATGATCGAGCACTGGAAATCCGGCGAGCAGGATGTCTATGTCTCGATGCGCCACCAGGAGTGGCAGAGCGGTCCGCAGGACGGCGACACCATGGTGACCTGGGACCTCACCCGGGATGCGATCAAATAG